A single region of the Photobacterium sanguinicancri genome encodes:
- a CDS encoding alpha/beta hydrolase gives MIYFVSNRNITDDPLLFGDNFNAEGAEVLRVAKAQQDNAGNFSLALMDEAAIVHNGAIADEVQTPLEHVFDKCANADSPCVLFIHGFNQSIEKNLKKCREIEAYGVNVIAFSWPSNPGPNFILRKVTEYKRARKNARRSAIALERLFDKLYGFVDANGGCGQIKTLAIHSLGNYLMQSVVQVPDYDHQAAVFKNILLHQADADNPEHAAWLDTLGQSCRVIVTVNETDDVLDFSDCINPDRIGNTAANMNAKYATYYNFTEAAGANDSHRLWHKPALENPTIKHFFSRVFDGKNPVKAGMQFNGNLNCYQVL, from the coding sequence ATGATTTATTTTGTCTCAAACCGAAATATCACCGATGATCCGCTGCTCTTTGGCGATAATTTTAATGCCGAAGGCGCTGAAGTATTGCGTGTTGCCAAAGCACAGCAAGACAATGCGGGCAACTTCTCGCTGGCGCTGATGGATGAAGCCGCGATTGTACACAACGGGGCGATTGCCGATGAAGTGCAAACCCCGTTAGAGCATGTTTTTGACAAGTGCGCCAATGCCGACAGTCCGTGTGTATTGTTTATTCATGGATTTAATCAGAGTATTGAGAAGAACCTAAAAAAGTGCCGTGAAATAGAAGCATATGGCGTGAATGTAATCGCCTTTTCTTGGCCGTCCAATCCTGGACCGAACTTTATTTTACGTAAGGTGACCGAATACAAACGCGCCCGTAAAAATGCCCGTCGTTCGGCCATTGCGTTAGAGCGTTTATTCGATAAGTTATATGGTTTTGTAGACGCCAATGGTGGTTGTGGCCAGATCAAAACCTTGGCAATTCATAGCTTGGGCAATTACCTAATGCAATCTGTGGTGCAAGTACCAGATTATGATCACCAAGCAGCCGTGTTTAAAAATATTCTATTGCATCAGGCCGATGCCGATAATCCAGAACATGCCGCATGGCTAGATACTCTGGGGCAAAGCTGCCGAGTGATAGTAACAGTGAATGAAACCGACGATGTACTGGATTTCTCGGATTGCATCAACCCTGATCGCATTGGTAATACCGCAGCCAATATGAATGCCAAGTATGCAACCTATTACAATTTCACAGAAGCAGCGGGCGCAAATGATAGCCATCGCTTATGGCACAAACCCGCATTAGAAAACCCAACCATAAAGCACTTCTTTAGCCGTGTGTTCGATGGTAAGAATCCCGTAAAAGCAGGCATGCAGTTTAATGGTAATTTAAATTGCTATCAGGTGTTGTAG
- a CDS encoding nucleotidyltransferase domain-containing protein — translation MKYPKTLPETHKQLLDKIVQKLQQDSRIVGIGASGSYATDTLDKYSDLDLVIAVKPEHFDAVMDERFTIVETIEGKVAAFTGEHVGEPRLVIALYAPDAVHVDFKFVSLPDAAIRVDDTKVLWEQGTLLTDTFKITESKYPQPDPQWIEDRFWIWAHYAATKIARGEYFEALEFLSFIRTVVLSPLALKQADLTPSGVRKIETRLPEFSKRLELTVTKPTKVELTFAVKQCIALYLELREHEDVQKNAEAQEMCTRYFKDETYK, via the coding sequence ATGAAATACCCTAAAACTCTCCCAGAAACTCACAAGCAGCTTTTAGACAAGATCGTTCAAAAACTACAGCAAGATTCAAGAATCGTTGGTATCGGTGCAAGTGGCTCATATGCTACAGACACACTAGATAAATACAGCGATCTTGATTTGGTTATTGCGGTTAAGCCTGAGCACTTTGATGCTGTTATGGACGAACGCTTTACAATTGTCGAGACTATTGAAGGTAAGGTCGCAGCCTTTACTGGTGAACACGTTGGAGAGCCACGATTAGTCATTGCTCTCTACGCCCCTGATGCCGTCCATGTAGATTTTAAATTTGTATCACTACCTGATGCTGCAATTCGTGTTGATGATACAAAAGTACTTTGGGAGCAAGGTACATTACTCACTGACACATTCAAAATCACAGAATCTAAATACCCCCAGCCAGATCCACAATGGATTGAAGACCGTTTTTGGATTTGGGCACATTATGCAGCCACTAAAATTGCTCGTGGTGAGTATTTCGAAGCACTTGAGTTTTTATCATTTATTCGCACAGTTGTTCTTTCACCGCTTGCACTAAAACAAGCTGATCTGACTCCTTCAGGAGTACGGAAAATCGAAACTCGTTTGCCTGAATTCAGTAAAAGGCTTGAATTAACAGTAACAAAACCAACGAAGGTAGAACTAACATTTGCAGTTAAACAGTGTATTGCACTCTACTTAGAGCTAAGAGAGCACGAAGACGTGCAAAAGAACGCAGAAGCACAAGAAATGTGTACTCGGTATTTTAAAGATGAAACATATAAGTAG
- a CDS encoding dipeptidase — protein MKKLLLVATIASLSTTATASIETKDWYEFASPEAKKFVQEAIVLDFFASPSAVGFTEDSEVAKYIDLAHERGITGASVTIAAPHTPNMLSFKSEHAKWKKALSSAKTPIRYVKNAKDFQLADKNGEYAVMWASQTTMPLEGDASNVAVMAEYGIKTMQLTYNETELTGSGVISMINGDKSGLTHFGKEVIDEMVKHGITVDLSHTSHYTTKGITDYMQKHHKGVPVIYSHSPIASTYRCEPHETLSETKQRMAEKKLQKDHPDYRLSACYRLISDEQAKTVADMGGVIAVTATEWMMDGVWPEDISPLQFAEMIDGAVKVVGIDHVGIATDDMMTTAKVVPFTIANADKYADNGYMVEAFKKGSTGCAELSKHIAGVVDALWEMGYSDDDLAKLFSENLIRVYEQTWIPSA, from the coding sequence ATGAAAAAATTATTACTTGTAGCAACCATTGCATCACTATCAACAACGGCAACAGCATCGATTGAAACCAAGGATTGGTATGAATTCGCGTCACCAGAAGCGAAAAAATTTGTTCAGGAAGCCATAGTGTTAGATTTCTTTGCCTCACCAAGTGCCGTTGGCTTTACGGAAGATTCCGAGGTTGCCAAGTATATAGATCTTGCTCATGAACGTGGTATCACAGGTGCTTCTGTCACTATTGCCGCTCCTCATACTCCGAATATGCTGTCTTTTAAATCGGAACATGCCAAATGGAAAAAAGCGTTATCTTCGGCGAAAACACCTATTCGTTATGTGAAAAATGCTAAAGACTTCCAGCTAGCAGATAAAAACGGAGAGTATGCGGTAATGTGGGCCAGCCAGACAACGATGCCGCTAGAAGGCGATGCTTCAAACGTTGCGGTAATGGCTGAGTATGGCATTAAGACGATGCAGCTTACTTACAATGAAACTGAGCTGACGGGTTCAGGTGTTATCTCTATGATAAATGGTGATAAATCGGGTTTAACTCACTTTGGTAAAGAAGTGATTGATGAAATGGTTAAGCATGGCATAACTGTCGATCTATCCCACACATCTCATTACACAACCAAAGGCATTACTGATTATATGCAGAAGCACCATAAAGGTGTGCCTGTCATCTATTCTCATTCGCCGATTGCATCGACTTATCGTTGTGAACCACACGAGACGTTATCTGAAACCAAGCAGCGTATGGCTGAGAAAAAACTACAAAAGGACCATCCTGATTACCGCTTGTCAGCATGTTATCGATTAATTTCTGATGAGCAGGCTAAAACCGTTGCAGACATGGGAGGCGTTATTGCCGTTACTGCAACTGAGTGGATGATGGATGGTGTTTGGCCTGAAGATATTTCACCTCTGCAATTTGCCGAGATGATTGATGGTGCCGTAAAAGTCGTGGGTATTGACCACGTAGGTATTGCAACAGATGACATGATGACGACAGCGAAGGTGGTTCCTTTTACGATCGCAAATGCAGACAAGTATGCAGATAACGGCTACATGGTTGAAGCGTTTAAGAAAGGGTCGACAGGCTGTGCTGAGCTGTCAAAACACATTGCTGGCGTTGTGGATGCTTTATGGGAAATGGGTTACTCCGATGACGATTTAGCGAAGTTATTTAGTGAAAACTTAATTCGAGTTTACGAGCAAACTTGGATTCCAAGTGCATAA
- a CDS encoding helix-turn-helix domain-containing protein, which yields MSKSIPLIHKAAAITQIEALKPYIKDIWPIVHYSKLPIYLDSTSAQFIPYRAFSQLLQAAFEQLPHQAFIAFIQRGATSYSKQIAHNSKQNNKVNSLARLTDLLPIERVSSKHSTLSKHLSEFSLAFTLEDVEPFNFVGELYAIAVAHSYLIQQRSDIKKPSKYHLVSQDKSGLDKLSISTDTPQFMGQTSIALFYPSTVKQHSTTLDLHWEKQVQPFSIQASCALESYIGRQDLRLEDFSDIIKIPTRTIQRHLAQDGTSFRQIKESLNIAFAKRVMKQRNVSISEISAHLGYAEPSQFIRAFKKSENVTPLQWSKIHD from the coding sequence ATGAGTAAAAGCATTCCACTAATTCATAAAGCTGCTGCGATTACACAAATTGAAGCGCTAAAACCCTATATCAAAGACATCTGGCCTATAGTGCATTACTCGAAATTACCGATTTATTTGGACTCGACATCAGCCCAGTTCATTCCTTATCGTGCGTTTTCTCAATTATTACAAGCCGCATTCGAACAATTACCGCATCAAGCATTCATCGCTTTTATTCAACGTGGTGCCACAAGCTATTCAAAACAAATAGCCCATAATTCGAAACAGAATAACAAGGTTAATTCACTCGCTCGTCTTACTGACTTATTACCTATAGAGCGGGTTTCTTCCAAACATTCAACGTTAAGTAAACACCTCTCTGAATTTTCATTAGCCTTTACATTGGAAGATGTTGAACCATTCAATTTTGTTGGGGAGCTTTATGCAATCGCTGTCGCACATAGCTATTTGATTCAGCAACGCTCTGACATCAAAAAGCCGTCTAAATATCATTTAGTATCACAAGATAAATCAGGGTTAGATAAGCTCAGCATCTCGACCGATACTCCTCAATTTATGGGACAGACGAGCATCGCGCTTTTTTACCCATCAACAGTAAAACAGCACTCAACGACACTCGATTTACATTGGGAAAAGCAAGTACAACCGTTCTCCATACAAGCGTCATGTGCACTCGAAAGCTATATTGGTCGCCAAGATTTACGCTTAGAAGATTTCAGTGACATCATCAAAATCCCAACACGAACCATTCAACGCCATTTAGCCCAAGATGGGACTAGCTTTAGGCAGATCAAAGAGTCCTTGAACATCGCGTTTGCCAAACGCGTGATGAAACAAAGGAATGTCTCGATCTCCGAGATATCTGCACACTTGGGGTATGCAGAACCGTCCCAGTTCATCCGCGCTTTCAAAAAATCTGAAAATGTCACGCCGCTGCAATGGTCAAAAATACACGATTGA
- a CDS encoding GNAT family N-acetyltransferase, producing the protein MIVENVLPENYAEMLNVWENSVRATHDFITEEDIEFFKPIIIEQAFPAVTLRCVKNNDGSILGFVGIHDSKVEMLFILNEARGQGVGKVLLRYVIEQLGATKVDVNEQNPQAVGFYEHMGFKVVSRSPLDDMGKPFPILHMNL; encoded by the coding sequence ATGATTGTAGAAAACGTGCTTCCTGAAAATTACGCAGAAATGCTTAATGTTTGGGAAAATTCAGTCCGAGCAACTCATGACTTCATAACAGAAGAAGATATTGAGTTTTTTAAACCAATTATCATCGAGCAGGCTTTTCCTGCTGTCACGTTAAGATGTGTGAAAAATAATGATGGTTCAATCTTAGGTTTCGTGGGGATTCATGATTCGAAGGTTGAAATGCTGTTCATCTTAAATGAGGCAAGAGGACAAGGTGTTGGTAAAGTGCTACTGCGATATGTGATTGAGCAGTTAGGTGCGACCAAAGTAGACGTAAACGAACAAAATCCACAGGCAGTAGGTTTCTACGAGCATATGGGTTTTAAAGTCGTTTCACGCTCGCCACTTGATGATATGGGAAAACCATTTCCAATTCTGCATATGAATCTTTAA
- a CDS encoding carbohydrate porin yields MAMYPSATLAGANFGSPNTVDNTLAENTREKRSWRENLAEQHNLTFGLDYQALGLSASDPVAGGKGEASSGVARFYGSWNLVGLGTENIGGIVWKVEHRHGYGDMTPKEFAFQGNFTGAGNGIGYGGMIGPAYSDQGARLTNLYWKQKLNDGNTSFIVGYLDTTDYVDVYALASPWNGFTNLAFSTGAGAIGLPDDGILGLAVGHMITDNVYTIVGVADGKGKSDAPQDGFDTLFNDHKLFSTFELGWTASKEQIYTDNIHVTFWHLDGGTQHSLVNGGSGQGVNFSASFMVTPQIMPFLRGGFSKGDVALYDSSITAGVGYFGLGGEKNDLGFAFNWSEVNEDFSSVMKGINSVSDPSQSQLTSELYYKMLLGDFVELTPNLQYINDPAFSNESSTWVAGIRARLII; encoded by the coding sequence ATGGCGATGTATCCATCGGCAACGTTAGCGGGTGCAAACTTTGGTAGCCCGAATACTGTCGATAATACTCTGGCGGAGAATACTAGAGAAAAAAGGAGCTGGCGCGAAAACTTAGCTGAGCAGCATAATCTTACCTTTGGCCTAGATTATCAGGCGCTTGGACTCAGTGCGTCGGATCCGGTAGCTGGGGGAAAAGGCGAGGCATCTTCGGGTGTCGCCCGTTTTTATGGTTCATGGAACCTCGTTGGATTAGGAACGGAGAATATCGGAGGAATAGTGTGGAAGGTTGAGCATCGCCATGGTTATGGTGATATGACACCGAAAGAATTTGCTTTCCAAGGTAACTTTACTGGGGCAGGTAACGGAATTGGTTATGGTGGCATGATTGGCCCTGCGTATAGTGATCAAGGTGCTCGCTTAACTAATTTGTACTGGAAACAGAAGCTTAATGATGGCAATACCTCGTTTATTGTGGGTTATTTAGATACCACGGATTATGTGGATGTGTATGCTTTAGCAAGCCCGTGGAATGGTTTTACTAATCTTGCATTCAGTACAGGTGCGGGGGCAATAGGCTTACCTGATGACGGTATTCTTGGGTTGGCTGTAGGCCATATGATAACAGACAACGTTTACACCATAGTGGGTGTAGCTGACGGTAAAGGTAAGTCTGATGCACCTCAAGATGGCTTTGACACCTTGTTTAATGATCACAAGCTTTTTAGCACATTCGAATTGGGTTGGACTGCCTCAAAAGAGCAGATTTATACGGATAATATCCACGTGACTTTTTGGCATTTAGATGGAGGGACTCAGCATAGTTTAGTGAATGGCGGTAGTGGGCAGGGCGTTAACTTTTCTGCCAGTTTTATGGTTACACCCCAGATAATGCCGTTCCTGCGTGGTGGCTTCTCGAAGGGGGATGTTGCGCTCTACGATAGCTCTATCACTGCGGGTGTTGGGTATTTTGGCCTTGGCGGCGAGAAAAACGATCTTGGGTTTGCTTTTAACTGGAGCGAAGTGAATGAAGACTTTTCTTCTGTGATGAAAGGCATCAACTCGGTCTCGGATCCTAGCCAGTCTCAGCTGACGAGTGAGCTTTATTACAAAATGCTACTCGGCGATTTTGTCGAATTAACCCCTAATCTTCAATACATCAACGACCCCGCTTTTTCTAATGAAAGCAGCACCTGGGTCGCTGGTATTAGAGCCCGTCTCATCATTTAG
- a CDS encoding SslE/AcfD family lipoprotein zinc metalloprotease, with amino-acid sequence MNKSLLAIAIASTFLTGCNDDTVTGNTIVPDDIKPPTETVPPTDILPPIETIPPTEIIPTTTYVGSLLASGKMIKGDVDCNGVRLTNGSFEVSQGTPFSCSLGSVTLGDFIAPFPPSSQSKALAAAANNTVEASFELKTQHGDNASRVLQSIDSCEADDAICLNEIDSFGIEDVYHQVDNEEVVEAYFESLEEKATDEVGKAPSSHVDDTVVPAVDPSANNDLNSNFVSANAEASYTYKPSADAQVLTRSKLTDNSGKNSKPIAGVSFFSAHSTGVTDENGEFEYLWGDTITFGIDTFEFGKVLGNQVDYKLTDVTDNAVTKANIQALIERYAASTGNAFTITPEIHETFAQYPNVINELINLALPSGGKLGDSNYEVPNEFEAQFSEGLTAIIDGELNQNPISYRAISLPNTLSVDNSGKYVTESLTKIFTGVDSFHVFNDNGSFYGASGYTRGMRALNISNEAFPIMMPRTDKNHEIPFGKQQAWTREGKPYIAEYPGIQMQPIPLVSKDNATYGFPFVTAGSIGTGKVVFMGNGMYPSILSCPDNYWANRALHIDSTNQTCTVNTVENPLHDDHGNMKRFFANLFQWFNNGTPTTGIKVATNIDSAYAAYHHSTLGRQYDFFVSPKYGFSAVEKLSKGGFSGLSATETPILLLQAYPPRLIQDGMTNLFVADLENPNLSQDDITALIKYINDGGNVLFMDAIQATNPEPIGRLADAAGVSLGGQNVTPTNQAFCGSSYYCQAPYPNLHVKSQKDMVVLERFQDNQGEQPFTVHQDGTVEWIKDETKIKFEIPTYEMPKLNADGTPELDANGAPVMVTKQARIFVDTAEQREAAIAELQKAFEGTPVCTNKYEYEFNCIETRAGDGVTVRGSYYRADFDRYPVSKDVIESMVKAANLGSNFTALYNHEIYYRSKGTQGIRLSKAELNQTYDNLSVWMWNDNPYRYQTGVQDELGFKQAVQFLNCYTDGQHQVNAGEANCPVDLKTSLVANGMIHGDGELSGQLNPSYPLNYMEKPLTRIMLGRSYWDHEITVDTTMYPGRTAGAGSSGTATIQTNGKAVSYSAGNNQSTGLWAPQLQEVTVSGGVEARITVMMADDLTGKPNHEVSLKRPPRMQTSYHYDGASLSFKAPYGGLIYIQPKEKDRGEQTFNFSNVETAAWWKDGNWVNDPSSAAAPIAELDTGSFIYTTPINNVRNSNSADLNKFATDMNRFADAASDFYGRDEVVADGQHRRFTYSTLDGFRHRFVNDVQISIGAAHSGYPVMNSSFNANKTSIPTNALNDWLIWHEVGHNLASAPFSAQGSTEVTNNLLALYMQELEGRNDNPQMDRIATDIQKAPMWLNANGDHAWANGDAGMRLVMFGQLKIWAKNHFSLDNWYASDDHKPAIYGKDAGWNMIKLMHRKARGDVQGDTLQGRNGTNYCSPQDTGLSGGDLMMVCSSFVSGYDLSDFFTTWNVGETSMTNPDGSKVYDGGISDDGRTKLAELNLAKPKKSPLAVNSLTYSE; translated from the coding sequence ATAAATAAAAGTTTACTCGCGATCGCTATAGCCTCCACTTTTCTTACAGGCTGTAATGATGACACTGTAACAGGAAATACAATTGTTCCTGATGATATTAAACCGCCAACAGAAACGGTTCCGCCGACTGACATTCTGCCACCAATAGAAACCATCCCACCGACAGAGATTATTCCAACAACGACCTACGTGGGTTCACTGTTAGCATCTGGCAAAATGATTAAAGGTGACGTCGATTGTAATGGCGTTCGCCTGACCAATGGCAGCTTTGAAGTGTCCCAAGGTACACCGTTTAGCTGTAGCCTAGGTTCTGTGACGCTAGGTGATTTTATTGCACCATTCCCACCATCATCACAAAGTAAAGCACTGGCCGCGGCTGCAAACAATACGGTTGAAGCCTCGTTTGAGCTAAAAACCCAACATGGTGATAACGCCTCCAGAGTCCTTCAATCTATCGATAGCTGTGAAGCAGACGATGCTATCTGCCTTAACGAAATAGATTCTTTTGGTATCGAAGATGTCTACCACCAAGTTGATAATGAAGAAGTGGTAGAAGCTTACTTTGAGTCTCTTGAAGAAAAAGCCACTGACGAAGTTGGTAAAGCGCCAAGCTCACACGTGGACGACACGGTAGTGCCTGCGGTTGACCCATCTGCCAATAACGATCTTAATTCAAATTTCGTGTCAGCGAATGCCGAAGCAAGCTACACCTATAAACCGAGCGCCGACGCACAAGTACTTACTCGCAGCAAGCTAACTGATAATAGTGGCAAGAATAGTAAGCCGATTGCTGGCGTGAGCTTCTTCTCTGCGCATTCAACAGGGGTGACGGACGAAAACGGCGAATTTGAATATCTGTGGGGCGACACCATTACCTTTGGTATCGACACCTTTGAGTTTGGTAAAGTATTAGGCAATCAAGTTGATTACAAACTGACAGATGTCACAGACAATGCGGTGACCAAAGCTAATATTCAAGCACTGATTGAACGTTATGCTGCAAGTACTGGCAATGCATTTACGATCACACCAGAAATTCATGAAACATTTGCCCAGTATCCAAATGTCATCAATGAGCTGATTAATCTTGCGCTACCTAGCGGTGGCAAACTTGGTGATTCGAACTATGAAGTGCCGAATGAGTTTGAAGCACAGTTTAGCGAAGGGCTAACGGCGATCATTGATGGTGAGCTAAATCAAAATCCTATCTCTTACCGCGCGATCAGCTTACCTAACACACTTTCGGTTGATAACAGCGGTAAATACGTCACCGAATCGCTGACTAAGATCTTCACGGGTGTTGATAGCTTCCATGTCTTTAACGATAACGGCAGCTTCTACGGTGCATCGGGCTATACCCGTGGTATGCGTGCGCTGAATATCTCGAACGAAGCTTTCCCTATCATGATGCCTCGTACAGATAAAAACCACGAAATCCCATTCGGTAAGCAACAAGCTTGGACTCGTGAAGGCAAGCCTTACATTGCGGAATACCCGGGTATTCAGATGCAACCTATCCCATTAGTGTCTAAAGACAATGCCACTTACGGATTCCCGTTTGTTACCGCTGGTAGCATAGGTACGGGTAAAGTTGTATTTATGGGGAACGGCATGTACCCAAGCATATTGTCATGTCCTGACAATTATTGGGCTAACCGCGCATTACACATTGATAGTACAAACCAAACCTGTACCGTGAATACGGTTGAAAACCCGTTGCATGATGATCACGGCAACATGAAGCGTTTCTTCGCGAATCTGTTCCAGTGGTTTAATAACGGTACGCCAACAACAGGCATCAAGGTTGCAACTAACATTGATTCCGCTTACGCGGCATACCACCACTCGACACTAGGCAGACAATACGACTTCTTTGTTAGCCCAAAATACGGTTTTAGTGCAGTAGAAAAACTCTCTAAAGGTGGCTTTAGTGGCCTCTCTGCGACGGAAACACCTATCTTACTCCTTCAGGCATACCCGCCAAGGCTAATTCAAGATGGGATGACTAACCTCTTTGTTGCTGATTTGGAAAACCCGAATCTAAGCCAAGACGACATCACAGCGCTGATCAAATACATCAATGACGGCGGTAATGTGTTGTTTATGGACGCTATTCAAGCCACCAACCCTGAGCCTATTGGTCGTTTGGCTGATGCCGCGGGGGTCTCTTTGGGTGGTCAAAACGTTACGCCAACCAACCAAGCATTCTGTGGCAGTTCTTACTACTGTCAGGCGCCGTATCCAAACCTGCATGTGAAGAGCCAAAAAGACATGGTGGTACTGGAGCGCTTCCAAGACAACCAAGGTGAGCAGCCATTTACAGTTCACCAAGATGGTACGGTTGAATGGATTAAAGACGAAACCAAGATCAAGTTTGAAATCCCAACTTACGAGATGCCAAAACTCAATGCCGACGGTACACCAGAGCTTGACGCAAATGGGGCGCCAGTAATGGTCACCAAACAGGCGCGTATTTTTGTGGACACAGCAGAGCAGCGTGAAGCCGCTATCGCAGAACTACAAAAAGCATTCGAAGGTACACCGGTTTGTACTAATAAATACGAGTATGAATTCAACTGTATTGAAACGCGTGCAGGTGATGGCGTTACCGTCCGTGGTAGTTACTACCGTGCTGACTTTGATCGTTACCCTGTCAGCAAAGATGTGATTGAAAGCATGGTGAAAGCCGCGAACTTAGGATCTAACTTCACTGCGCTGTACAACCATGAAATCTACTACCGCAGCAAAGGTACGCAAGGTATTCGCCTATCTAAAGCGGAATTAAACCAAACTTACGATAACCTTTCGGTGTGGATGTGGAACGACAACCCGTACCGCTACCAAACTGGCGTACAAGACGAGCTTGGCTTCAAACAAGCGGTGCAGTTCTTGAACTGTTATACCGACGGTCAGCATCAAGTTAACGCTGGTGAAGCCAATTGCCCTGTTGATCTAAAAACATCACTCGTGGCTAACGGGATGATCCATGGTGACGGTGAACTTAGTGGCCAGCTAAACCCAAGCTACCCGCTAAACTACATGGAAAAACCACTAACACGTATCATGCTTGGCCGCTCTTACTGGGATCACGAGATCACGGTAGACACCACCATGTATCCAGGCCGTACGGCTGGTGCAGGCTCTAGTGGTACAGCAACAATCCAAACCAATGGCAAGGCTGTTTCCTACTCTGCGGGTAATAATCAATCGACAGGTTTATGGGCGCCTCAGTTACAAGAAGTAACAGTTAGCGGTGGGGTTGAAGCAAGGATCACTGTGATGATGGCAGATGACCTAACAGGTAAACCTAACCATGAAGTGAGCTTGAAGCGTCCACCACGCATGCAAACTAGCTACCATTACGACGGTGCAAGCCTGAGCTTTAAAGCCCCTTATGGTGGTTTGATCTATATTCAACCGAAGGAAAAAGATCGCGGTGAGCAAACCTTCAACTTTAGTAATGTTGAAACAGCAGCTTGGTGGAAAGATGGCAATTGGGTAAACGATCCAAGTTCAGCCGCTGCACCAATTGCAGAGCTGGATACAGGTTCATTCATTTACACTACGCCAATCAATAACGTACGAAACAGTAACTCAGCTGACCTTAATAAGTTCGCTACTGACATGAACCGTTTCGCAGACGCGGCGAGTGATTTCTATGGCCGTGATGAAGTTGTTGCCGATGGTCAACACCGTCGATTCACTTACTCCACACTTGACGGATTCCGCCATCGCTTCGTTAATGATGTTCAGATCTCAATTGGGGCTGCGCACTCTGGCTACCCAGTGATGAACAGTAGCTTTAATGCGAACAAAACCAGCATACCAACCAATGCATTGAACGATTGGTTGATTTGGCACGAAGTGGGTCACAACCTAGCGTCTGCACCGTTCTCGGCGCAAGGCAGCACAGAAGTGACCAACAACTTGCTGGCGTTGTACATGCAAGAGCTTGAAGGCCGTAATGACAATCCGCAAATGGATCGTATTGCTACCGATATTCAAAAAGCGCCAATGTGGCTAAATGCTAACGGTGATCACGCTTGGGCCAATGGTGATGCTGGCATGCGTTTGGTCATGTTCGGGCAGCTTAAGATTTGGGCGAAAAATCACTTCTCGCTAGATAACTGGTACGCAAGCGACGATCACAAACCCGCGATTTACGGCAAAGATGCAGGCTGGAATATGATCAAGCTAATGCACCGTAAAGCCCGTGGCGACGTACAAGGCGATACGCTGCAAGGCCGTAACGGCACAAACTACTGTAGTCCACAAGATACTGGCTTATCTGGTGGTGACTTGATGATGGTATGTAGCTCTTTTGTGTCTGGCTACGATCTAAGTGATTTCTTTACCACTTGGAACGTGGGTGAAACCTCAATGACCAACCCTGATGGCTCAAAAGTCTATGACGGTGGCATTAGCGATGATGGACGCACTAAATTAGCCGAGCTGAACCTGGCTAAACCAAAGAAGAGTCCGCTAGCGGTTAACTCACTGACTTACAGCGAATAA